The nucleotide sequence ACCACAGCTACTTCGCCGCCACCCAGGAAGCGGGCAACCGCGACTACAACGCCTACCTCGCGCAGCTCTACACCAAGACCCAGTGGTGGATCAACGCCTACAACGCCTGGAACCGCCTCGGTGATCTCAACGAAACCGAGAAGCAGTGGGCGTCGCTCAGCGCGGCCAAGCTCGCTTACATCGCCCTGCAGCGTGGTGACCGCGCCGCTGCCCGCACCTACGTGGAAAAGGGCCTGAGCTGGGCCGACAGCGCCAGCCTCCAGGCCATCCGCAGCCGCCTCTGATTCCAGGCGGTACGAAGGGGCGCTCCCGAGGGTGGGGGCGCCCCTTCCCTTGGCCCAGGGTCAGCGCTTGGTCAATGCGGCGTACTTTTGCAGCATGTCCCAGCCCGCCCCGCTTTTCATCACCTCGCGGGCCTGCGCTACGCCCTCACGAATGGTCTCCACCTGTCCCGCCGTTCGCAGCGCGGCCCCGGCATTGAGCGCCACGATGTCCTTTTGCGCCGGAGTGCCGCCGCCGGTCAGCAGGGCGCGGGTAATCTCGGCGTTTTCGGCGGGCGTGCCCCCCACGATGGCGGCGCGTGGGTGCAGGTCCACCCCGCACTCCTCCGGGTGCATGGTCCGGTCGATAATCTCGCCGTCCCGCAGCCCCGAAACCGTGTTGGGGCCGCAGACGGTGAACTCGTCCAGCCCGTCGCCGTAGACCACGGTGGCCCCTTTCGCCCCCAGGTGCCGCAGCGCCTCGGCCAGCGTGCGTGTCAGGTCGGCGCGGAACACGCCCACGACGAGGTGGGTCGCCCCGGCGGGGTTGGACAGCGGCCCCAGAATGTTGAACACCGTCCGGGCGGCGAGGTCCGAGCGCACCGGGGCGGCGTGCCGCAGCGCCGGGTGGTAGTTGCGGGCAAACATGAACCCCACCCCCAGCGTGTCGATGGCTTCCTGAATCACCTCGGGCGAGGCGTCGAGGTTGACCCCCAGGGCCTCGAGCACGTCGGCACTTCCGGCCCGCGAACTCGCGGCGCGGTTGCCGTGCTTGGCGATGGGAATGCCCGCCCCCGCCACCACGAAAGCGGTGGTGGTCGAGATGTTGAAGGTGTGCGCTCCGTCGCCCCCGGTGCCCACCACGTCCATCAGCACGTCGCGGGGCCGGACGTTGACCGTGACCGCGTTTTCGCGCATGGCCCGGGCGAACCCGGCGATTTCTTCGGGTGTCTCGCCACGCACCCGCAAGGCCGCGAGCGCCGCCGCCAGCCGCACGCTGCTCATCTCTCCCGACATCACCTCGCGCATGAACTGCGTGGCGTCGGTCTGGCCCAGCACCTCGCCGTCCATCAGCCGGGCGTGCAGGGGCTGTGCTTGTGAAGTCTGGGCCTGT is from Deinococcus wulumuqiensis R12 and encodes:
- the trpD gene encoding anthranilate phosphoribosyltransferase, which encodes MTAPQTPQAQTPQVQTPQAQTSQAQPLHARLMDGEVLGQTDATQFMREVMSGEMSSVRLAAALAALRVRGETPEEIAGFARAMRENAVTVNVRPRDVLMDVVGTGGDGAHTFNISTTTAFVVAGAGIPIAKHGNRAASSRAGSADVLEALGVNLDASPEVIQEAIDTLGVGFMFARNYHPALRHAAPVRSDLAARTVFNILGPLSNPAGATHLVVGVFRADLTRTLAEALRHLGAKGATVVYGDGLDEFTVCGPNTVSGLRDGEIIDRTMHPEECGVDLHPRAAIVGGTPAENAEITRALLTGGGTPAQKDIVALNAGAALRTAGQVETIREGVAQAREVMKSGAGWDMLQKYAALTKR